The following DNA comes from Moritella sp. 24.
TTGCAAGCGGTTGTCTTCATCCATAAGGTATAAACGGTTGTTATGTAATGCTTGTAATGGCACGGTTAATTGCGGTTGTGCTTGACCATTAACGGTGACTTCGACAAACATGCCCGAGATAATAGGGCTGTCATTAGGATCATTGCGTTTGATGAATTCAAGGAAATCGAAGTCTGTTTCAACGACTAACCCAGCGGTGCCTAAACGTGCATCAATTTCCCCTAAAATACGGGTGACTTTACCTTGCCAGTGAGTTTCTGATGATGAGTTGCGTAGGGTGATTTGTGCCGTTAAGTTAGCGATTGCAATATCAGGTACTGCATTCAGGTTATCGAGTACTTCTCTGTCTTGTTTCAAACTATGTATTAAACGACTTAGTTGGCTAGTGGGCATTTTCGCTTCAACTTCGAGCTTAGAAACATCATGTGCCAAGATGATGCTGCTACCTGTTGATACAAATTGCTGTAGTTCAGCGCTTACATCAATAATACGGCCATTAAATGGCATGGTAATTATTGTGTGTTCTAAATCCAGTTTCGCTTGGTCTATTTGGCTTTCTGCTTGGGTTATTTGTGCTTGTAGGGCTTTCTGACGAGCGGGAATTTGATTTAGCTGTGCTTTAAGATCATTGAGTTGTAGTTGTGTATTGTAAACGATACGTTCTTGCTTCTCTAAACTGGATGCCGAAATGGTGCCTTTCTTGTTTAGTTTAATATTACGTTGGTATTCTTTTTCTTCTAGGGCAAGGGTTTTGCCTTCGACTTGATATGAGCGTGTTAAACGTTTTTCTTCAATGTCGAGTTTTTCAACTTCCGAGTTAATATTATCTAAATTTGCTTGTGCCGTGTTCAGACTTAATTGATAAGACGTTGGATCAATACGGAGTAATTCGACCCCTGCATTAATAAACGTCCCGCGTTGTAATTTTTCATTTTTGTAAATTACTTTACCGCTGACTTCGGCAATGCCTTGCCATTTATTTTTGGCTACCACGTTACCGTAGCCTTTGACTGCGGGTGCAATATTTTGGGTTTTAATTTGGGTCACATAGACACTTTGTGTGGGTTCAACCACTTCTAATACAACGTCATTTTTCATGATGGCATTATTAATTGCCATGATACCTAATCCTGTTGCAACGCCGATTGGTAGCCACAGTAGTTTAGATTTCTTCATTGTATTGCTCCGTTGTAATTGAATTAATTAATAAAGTATAATTTTGATGCGCTAATTTATGATAAAACTGCATGTCTAAATCTGTTGGTGTTAATTGTTGTAACAAAGGCTTAAATGCACAAGGGAAGATGCATAAACTGAGAATTTGAACGGTTAATAACTCAGGGTCCAGTTCCGGCTTTATATCCCCTTTTGTTTGCAGTTTAATGATCATCATTTTGATTAGTCGAAATGATTGCTGGGGCCCTTCTTGAATAATTTGCGCTTTAATTTGCGGATTATCATTACTGACCATATTACGTCGAATGATGTGGTGCAGGCTTTTATGTTCTTCAACCGTCGTGTAGTAAAGCAAAAATATGTCATGCAGGTTTTGTAGTTTAGGCTTGGCGACGTGCTGTTTAAAAATATCTAACATAGGCTGACGATATTGAGACATTGCCGCATGAAACAAGCCTTCTTTATTTTGGAAGTAATAGCGGATCATAGCTGGTGTCGTATTGGCCGCAGCAGCAATTTTTCGGGTACTAATTTGGTTGTATTCATTGTCTGCGAATAGCTCAAATGCCACTGTCATTAAATGCTGGCGAATATTGGTATCGGAAGATTTTGTTGGTCTGCCGATGTGGCGAATTAAGGTTTCGTCTTTGCTATTGTTATTATCCATCTCTGCACCATCATTAATTATTCATTTGGATAATTCTGAACCTGTTTGGTTAAATTATCCAGATGATTAATTTCCCATTTTTACAGTTTTGGATAAATTAAGTTAATCAGAGTGAGTGATGAGATATTAATGTATCGACTTAGGTGCTACATTTTCAGGTAGTCATATCGTGGATAAAATTGCAGGACGTAATAGTACATAAAATACAGTTAAGTACATTTCTGATGGGATTTTATAAACAAGAGATTATACTTATTTGACCTGATTTAGCCCTAACTGTTTCTGCAGTTTTTTTGTTAAACCTAGCGACACAATTTTGTACGACTCTTTGAGGTAATATGTTAATTCTTCGTCTGTTTTTGCTGAACTGTCGTAGTGCTGTATCCATTTCATGCCGCGGGACGCGAAATAGGGCGCAGGTTTATAACCTGACAGGTCACTTAAAAAATCAAAGTTAAGGTCTGAAGTTTTAAAAATGAACGCGGGTTGATTTTCTTTTTCTAAGTTACCTTGTCCTAAACTGCCAATCGCAAATATCTTAGGGCCAATTTTCCAAACATGCGCGTTGTTCCATTGCATCACATACGTTGTTGCATGTAATGAACCACAAAATTTATTAAACTCATCATACGTCATGGTTTATTTCCTTATGGTTTGAGACTTTTATAAACCTTTCAATGGTATAACATCATGTCTTGTTTATAATTTATTGAGCCCTGTATTCCTGTATTCCTGTATTCGATACGATATTACAGGATTGTATATTATGGCGACTTTAGGTGTGAGGCTAGGGTTAAAAATATTCGTCATGGATCTGAGTAATGTCTTCTTCATTACTTTGATTGAATAGCTTTAAGATCATTTCTTTTTCATCATTTGTGATCGTATACGCATGATCTTTATTGATCTGCTGACCGAGTCGGTTACAAATCGTTGTTATTTGTGCAGGGTTGAATTTAAGGTGGTTTAGGTTATTTATAAATACTTCAAAATCATAATCATCCATAATCCACTCCTATTTGTAATGCTTAGTTATATCCATATTTAAACATTAGTAGTCTTACTTATTAATGGCATGAAAAAATGTAGAGCGTTGAATCGGTGGGGGTGAGTGTTATTGATTCGCTTTGCTAATTCTGCATAGGTTAGTGCTTAATATTAGAGAATATCACCTAATCTTTATGGAAGTTGAGTGTTTTTATAAACCTTGATTTTAAATACGTCAATCTGTGTTATCTATCGGGGCGCGTTTTTGATTTGTCTTTGTTAACTTGATTTGTAGATATCACCTACCCACAAATCAAGATCTTGTCTAAAGCTTCTTTCTAATCGCTATTACTATCAAATTATACCATCGGCACAATAGACCCGATTAGCAAGCCTGCCATGCAGTAATTAAATATCTTAATACGGGCTGGTACTTGTAAGAGCGTCTGTAATTTTTTTCCCGCTGCAGTCCACAAGCTAACAGAGGGTACATTCACACACCCAAATATGAGTGATACGATCAAAATGTCTTGCTGTGCCGTCGATGAGGCATAGACACTGATTGCAGTAAGTGCCATCGTCCACGCCTTTGGGTTTACCCATTGAAAGCAAGCTGCTGACATAAACGTCATTGGGGTGTAATCAGACACTTCACTTGTCATTGATTTGCTTTTGGCGATCTTAAACGCGAGATAAACAAGATACATCATACTCACGATACGTAAGCTCTGTTGAATAATTGGGTAGGCGGTAAATAACCCCATCAGACCAAAACCAACCAAAAAAACCATCAAGCTAAAGCCAAAAGTAATACCCAGCATATGGGGAATCGTACGCATAAAACCGACATTAGCACCTGATGTCATTAGCATAATATTGTTTGGCCCTGGTGATACAGTTGAAACAAACGCGAAGGTTATTAGTGCTATAAGTTGTTGATATTCCATTTTAAACCCATGTTGTAGTTATTGTTTATAGTTGTATTTTAAATACATATGGGGTAAATTTTGTGCCTATATTTGCTAAGATTAACGAAAATACACAAGGAATGGTCGCGATGGATAGGTTTGACGAAAGAATATTGCGTGAGCTTAAGTTGAATGGAAAATTGTCTAATGTAGAGCTTGCAGAACGGATCGGATTATCTGCTTCAGCGACATTACGCCGTGTGCAAGAATTGGAACGCACCGATATTATTCAGGGTTATCGCGCCGTGTTTAACGCCAAAAAGTTGGGTATTGGCTTTATTGCTTATGTCACGATTGGTCTGTCGAGTCACAGTAAAAAATCACAAAGCGGTTTTGAAGAACAAATCATGGATGTAGAGCAGGTCACTGAGTGCCACAATGTCACTGGTGCTAATGAATATTTGCTACGCGTCGAGACTGCGGACTTGACTGCTTATAAGCGTTTTCACTCTGATGTGTTAGGTGAGATCCCACAGGTAAACTCAATCACGACCTTAGTGGTGATGGAGACGGCTAAGGATGAGCGGACGTAATAGAATGTTCTGCTGAAAAAGAGACTCGGTCCATAGCTAAATTGCTCGGTATAGAGTGCATAAAGTGAATAGCTCTAAATCACACTTTAGAGGTACAAGTATATATTTGTTAACCTATGTAAAATATAATCATACATAAATTCAGCGTGTTACTTTTTATTAAAGAGAAGCATATAAATGAACGTATACCTGCAAATTAAATATACTGCAGCGCTAACATTGTTAGCCTGGTATAACATTGATCATCAGCTTTCTTGCCGTCTGTCTTCAGAATAATTACTTCCATATTTAATACTTTGGGTTTTGTCCCAACCTCAACTTGTTAAGTTTAAATTAAATAACTAAACGCAAAGTCTTTGTCTGCATTAAATAGAATGTATTGATTATATTGCTACATTCAAAATATGCATACGCGTTGTATTCTCGTCTTTGTTTTTTATTCACGTTTAATTTGAGCATTTAATATGTCGTTATTTTTTAGCGTGGCTAAGCTCGTCCTATAATTAATAAAACCACGCATGAATTGTTTAATTGCGGTGAAAACACCCATTAAATATATAAGGTATTATTATGGAAAACTTTAAACACCTACCAGAACCATTCCGTATTCGTGTGATTGAACCAGTGAAACGTACGACGCGTGAATATCGCGAACAAGCAATTTTAAAAGCAGGTATGAACCCATTTTTACTCGACAGTGAAGATGTATTTATTGATCTACTGACTGACAGTGGCACAGGTGCTATTACACAACAGATGCAAGCGGCAATGTTGCTTGGTGATGAAGCATATAGTGGTAGTCGTAGCTATTATGCATTGGCGAATGCAGTGAAAGATATTTTTGATTATGAACACACGATTCCGACTCACCAAGGTCGTGGTGCTGAACAAATTTATATTCCAGTGCTCATCAAAAAACGTGAAATGGAAAAAGGGTTAGATCGTACTAAGATGGTCGCCCTGTCTAACTATTTCTTTGATACTACGCAAGGGCATACACAAGTAAATTGCTGTGTGGCGAAAAATGTATATACAGCAGAAGCGTTTAATACCGCGGTAAGTGCAGACTTTAAAGGTAACTTCGACCTTATTAAACTAGAAGAAGCTATCCTAGACGCTGGCGCGGTCAATGTACCTTATATTGTGAGCACGATTACGTGTAACTCTGCGGGTGGCCAACCTGTTTCTATTGCAAATTTAAAAGCGGTGTACGAGATAGCACAAAAGTATGACATCCCTGTGGTGATGGATTCTGCACGTTATGCAGAGAATGCTTACTTCATTCAACAACGCGAAGAAGGTTATAAAAACTGGACAATTGAAGCGATCACGCGTGAGTCGTACAAATATGCAGACGCCCTTGCCATGTCAGCGAAAAAAGATGCCATGGTACAAATGGGTGGCCTGCTTTGCTTTAAAGACGATTCGATGATGGATGCTTATAGAGAATGTCGTACTCTGTGTGTTGTTCAAGAAGGTTTCCCTACTTACGGTGGTCTAGAGGGCGGGGCAATGGAACGTCTTGCTGTTGGTCTTTATAATGGTATGCGTCAAGAGTGGCTAGCCTATCGTATTGGTCAAGTGCAATATCTTGTCGATGGACTAGAAGGTATTGGTATCGTCTGTCAGCAAGCTGGTGGTCATGCCGCGTTTGTTGATGCAGGTAAATTACTGCCACATATCCCTGCGGGTCAATTTCCTGCACACGCCTTAGCTTGCGAGTTATATAAAGTAGCGGGTATTCGTGCGGTTGAGATCGGTTCGCTGCTCCAAGGTCGTGATCCAGCGACAGGCAAGCAACAGGCTTGTCCTGCGGAATTACTTCGACTTACTATTCCACGTGCGACTTATACGCAAACGCATATGGACTTCGTTATTGAAGCCTTTCAAAAAGTGAAAGAAAATGCGGCAAACGTGAAGGGTCTGGATTTTACTTACGAGCCACCAGTACTTCGTCATTTTACTGCATTACTTAAAGAAGTTGAGACAGTACAAAAAACAAAGAAGGTAGAGGTTAGAGTTTTAGAAGAAGCTTAACAATCACTTATCGAAGATGACTAAAAAGCGCAAACATTTGTTTGCGCTTTTTTCGTTGTTTAAGTAACACTAATTATTTTATGATTTTTTATTCATGTTTCACGAACAATGGTCGATACGCTACCTTGTGTCATTGATGGATTATTCAGAGCATTCTTATTATTAGGACGTAATAAATAGAGAATGAAGACAGTAACGAGGAATATGGGGTTAATTAAAATCATATTCTAAGTTGTTAGACACAACCGCTGTTAATTTTATGGATGCAAATTATCTCAGCAGTTAATCTCAAATCTATCTAATTGTGGAATAAAATAATGGTAAAAAATTTAGGGTTCAAAAAAGTCATCATATTGTCAGTTGTCATCTTGCTGACCGCTATTTTACTGGTTTCTAATGTAATTTCTTATAATATAATTAAATCTAAAACGATTGAAGATGTGAACCTGCTATCGAGTTCAATCGTAAACTACGAAGCGAATAAAATCGAAGATTGGTTTACAACAAAAACGAATGCGCTTAATGCTATTTCTCAAAAATATAAATCAAATAGCCTTGGTGATGATTACGTCACAATTGCGCGACTTATAAAAGAAACCAGTGGTTTTGCGAGCGTATTTTTCTCATTTGATGACGGTGTTACGTATTCTACCGCTCGAAACGCAGACTGGGTTAATGGCGTGGCGATTACGGCTCGTTATGATGCACGTAAACGCCCTTGGTATACCAAAGGTAAGAACACTGCAACGCTAGATGTAACGGATGTTTATAATGCTAGAAGTACGGGTCTTCCGATTATTTCAGTCGTGCGTAATATCGGTAACGGTGTGTTATTAGGTAATATTGGTTTAGAAATTCTTGAAAAAACAGTTAAAAATGTGAATTACCCAGGTTCTGTTACCGCAATTATGGATAGTGATGGTAATGCATTAGCATCTAATTCACTCGCTTTGAAAACGGGAGTGAATTTTTCAGATATCGGTATGGGTAATGTTAAAACCGGCATGTTAAGTCAGCATGCGAACACAACCGCTTATACGTTAGGTGGCGTTGATAAATTAGCCTTTACGCAAGAAATTACTCTGATTAATGGTAAACGATGGTACTTATTTATTGGTGTTGATAAATCAGTTGCTTATGCCGAAGTTGATGAGGCGTTAGAAACTACTTTGCTCGTGTCAGCTATCATGCTTGCAGTAGGTCTGTTCTTGACTATCACGATACTGAACAGAGCATATCGCCCAATCATATCATTGAAAGAAGTGGTGATGGATTTATCAAAAGGTAATGGCGATTTAACGCGTCGTTTACCGGTAGAAAGTAACGATGATTTAGGTGACATCTCGGCCGGTATTAATGCCTTTATTACGAACCTGCAAACCTTGATGTTAGAGATCGAGAACTCTTCACAGCATATTTCAGAAAGTGTAGGCAAACTAGAACAGCAAACGACAAGCAACAATCAAGTATTGGATGCGCATTCAATTGAAACAGACCAAATCGCAGCCGCAGTAGAAGAAATGAGTGCTACGGCCAATGATGTTGCGAGTAATGCTGGGGAAGCGTCACAATTTACCGATGCAATGAATAAGCAGGTTGGTTCATCAAAAGTGACGGTTACAACGACCACATCAACAGTCTCTCAGTTGGTTGAAAATGTAGAAAACTCATCAAAAAGTATTCAAGATATTGAAAAAGATACACAAGCTATCACGAAAGTGCTTAATGTGATTGGTGAGATTGCTGAACAAACAAATCTACTCGCGCTTAACGCTGCAATTGAAGCCGCACGCGCTGGTGAGCAAGGTCGTGGTTTTGCTGTTGTCGCAGATGAAGTACGTGCGCTAGCGGCGAGAACACAGGTCAGTACGGCTGAAA
Coding sequences within:
- a CDS encoding MmcQ/YjbR family DNA-binding protein; protein product: MTYDEFNKFCGSLHATTYVMQWNNAHVWKIGPKIFAIGSLGQGNLEKENQPAFIFKTSDLNFDFLSDLSGYKPAPYFASRGMKWIQHYDSSAKTDEELTYYLKESYKIVSLGLTKKLQKQLGLNQVK
- a CDS encoding efflux RND transporter periplasmic adaptor subunit, encoding MKKSKLLWLPIGVATGLGIMAINNAIMKNDVVLEVVEPTQSVYVTQIKTQNIAPAVKGYGNVVAKNKWQGIAEVSGKVIYKNEKLQRGTFINAGVELLRIDPTSYQLSLNTAQANLDNINSEVEKLDIEEKRLTRSYQVEGKTLALEEKEYQRNIKLNKKGTISASSLEKQERIVYNTQLQLNDLKAQLNQIPARQKALQAQITQAESQIDQAKLDLEHTIITMPFNGRIIDVSAELQQFVSTGSSIILAHDVSKLEVEAKMPTSQLSRLIHSLKQDREVLDNLNAVPDIAIANLTAQITLRNSSSETHWQGKVTRILGEIDARLGTAGLVVETDFDFLEFIKRNDPNDSPIISGMFVEVTVNGQAQPQLTVPLQALHNNRLYLMDEDNRLQLQDVDVLFIRDQVAAIKADGLKAGQQIVLSDIIPVANGLKLAPTVWTEDK
- a CDS encoding LysE family translocator; the protein is MEYQQLIALITFAFVSTVSPGPNNIMLMTSGANVGFMRTIPHMLGITFGFSLMVFLVGFGLMGLFTAYPIIQQSLRIVSMMYLVYLAFKIAKSKSMTSEVSDYTPMTFMSAACFQWVNPKAWTMALTAISVYASSTAQQDILIVSLIFGCVNVPSVSLWTAAGKKLQTLLQVPARIKIFNYCMAGLLIGSIVPMV
- a CDS encoding TetR/AcrR family transcriptional regulator; translated protein: MDNNNSKDETLIRHIGRPTKSSDTNIRQHLMTVAFELFADNEYNQISTRKIAAAANTTPAMIRYYFQNKEGLFHAAMSQYRQPMLDIFKQHVAKPKLQNLHDIFLLYYTTVEEHKSLHHIIRRNMVSNDNPQIKAQIIQEGPQQSFRLIKMMIIKLQTKGDIKPELDPELLTVQILSLCIFPCAFKPLLQQLTPTDLDMQFYHKLAHQNYTLLINSITTEQYNEEI
- the tnaA gene encoding tryptophanase, whose protein sequence is MENFKHLPEPFRIRVIEPVKRTTREYREQAILKAGMNPFLLDSEDVFIDLLTDSGTGAITQQMQAAMLLGDEAYSGSRSYYALANAVKDIFDYEHTIPTHQGRGAEQIYIPVLIKKREMEKGLDRTKMVALSNYFFDTTQGHTQVNCCVAKNVYTAEAFNTAVSADFKGNFDLIKLEEAILDAGAVNVPYIVSTITCNSAGGQPVSIANLKAVYEIAQKYDIPVVMDSARYAENAYFIQQREEGYKNWTIEAITRESYKYADALAMSAKKDAMVQMGGLLCFKDDSMMDAYRECRTLCVVQEGFPTYGGLEGGAMERLAVGLYNGMRQEWLAYRIGQVQYLVDGLEGIGIVCQQAGGHAAFVDAGKLLPHIPAGQFPAHALACELYKVAGIRAVEIGSLLQGRDPATGKQQACPAELLRLTIPRATYTQTHMDFVIEAFQKVKENAANVKGLDFTYEPPVLRHFTALLKEVETVQKTKKVEVRVLEEA
- a CDS encoding Lrp/AsnC family transcriptional regulator; this encodes MDRFDERILRELKLNGKLSNVELAERIGLSASATLRRVQELERTDIIQGYRAVFNAKKLGIGFIAYVTIGLSSHSKKSQSGFEEQIMDVEQVTECHNVTGANEYLLRVETADLTAYKRFHSDVLGEIPQVNSITTLVVMETAKDERT
- a CDS encoding methyl-accepting chemotaxis protein, which codes for MVKNLGFKKVIILSVVILLTAILLVSNVISYNIIKSKTIEDVNLLSSSIVNYEANKIEDWFTTKTNALNAISQKYKSNSLGDDYVTIARLIKETSGFASVFFSFDDGVTYSTARNADWVNGVAITARYDARKRPWYTKGKNTATLDVTDVYNARSTGLPIISVVRNIGNGVLLGNIGLEILEKTVKNVNYPGSVTAIMDSDGNALASNSLALKTGVNFSDIGMGNVKTGMLSQHANTTAYTLGGVDKLAFTQEITLINGKRWYLFIGVDKSVAYAEVDEALETTLLVSAIMLAVGLFLTITILNRAYRPIISLKEVVMDLSKGNGDLTRRLPVESNDDLGDISAGINAFITNLQTLMLEIENSSQHISESVGKLEQQTTSNNQVLDAHSIETDQIAAAVEEMSATANDVASNAGEASQFTDAMNKQVGSSKVTVTTTTSTVSQLVENVENSSKSIQDIEKDTQAITKVLNVIGEIAEQTNLLALNAAIEAARAGEQGRGFAVVADEVRALAARTQVSTAEIKETLDALTAGSSSAILAMDMTQTTCQQAAKSTYAVAEDLDNIASSVTQINDLNTQIATAAEEQSSVSSEVTRNMTAIREMAQELAINGQSTAQESVNVAVANEQLKSIVSQFKLR